Proteins from a genomic interval of Sphingopyxis sp. QXT-31:
- a CDS encoding ATP-grasp domain-containing protein, giving the protein MMRIWFNRGFSLAPIAGLMRVADPSLEVFISVSPHAARYPGPTATWIDGGSADAPADDRDAYLAWVRETIDREAIDIFIPTRHRKLIAEAELPCRVHLPADMATLALLDDKYGFAEALAGEEHHLPTYLAQSSGELAELLARWPDDGSSPCVKPRQGVNGLGFWRLMDVDPMAHLKDPERRRIRAELYVAALAEQEARGPIDDIVVMPYLPGPEISFDILADQGQLLKYAARTKLANGHQHIVSRHPLADAVAAIVRRFGLHGLVNAQFRRANDDGWKLLEINARPAGGVVYADQVGCRLVADWAGLLTGRLTPETIDRSAIDSEVSFTTVVQAVAA; this is encoded by the coding sequence ATGATGCGCATCTGGTTCAATCGCGGTTTCTCGCTCGCGCCGATCGCGGGGCTGATGCGCGTCGCCGATCCGTCGCTCGAGGTCTTCATCAGCGTGTCGCCGCACGCGGCGCGCTATCCGGGCCCGACCGCGACCTGGATCGACGGCGGCTCGGCCGATGCCCCCGCCGACGATCGCGACGCCTATCTGGCATGGGTGCGCGAGACGATCGACCGCGAGGCGATCGACATCTTCATCCCGACGCGCCATCGCAAGCTCATTGCGGAAGCGGAGCTGCCGTGCCGCGTGCACCTCCCCGCCGACATGGCGACGCTCGCGCTGCTCGACGACAAATATGGCTTTGCCGAGGCGCTGGCGGGCGAGGAGCATCACCTACCCACCTATCTGGCGCAGAGCAGCGGCGAACTCGCCGAGTTGCTCGCGCGCTGGCCCGACGACGGGAGCAGCCCCTGCGTCAAACCGCGGCAGGGGGTCAACGGCCTCGGCTTCTGGCGCCTGATGGACGTCGATCCGATGGCGCACCTCAAAGACCCCGAACGCCGCCGCATCCGCGCCGAGCTCTATGTCGCGGCGCTCGCCGAGCAGGAGGCGCGCGGACCGATCGACGATATCGTCGTCATGCCCTATCTGCCCGGCCCCGAAATCTCGTTCGACATACTGGCCGACCAGGGGCAGCTGCTCAAATATGCCGCGCGCACCAAGCTAGCGAACGGCCACCAGCATATCGTGTCGCGCCATCCGCTCGCAGATGCGGTCGCGGCGATCGTCCGGCGCTTCGGCCTCCACGGCCTCGTCAATGCGCAGTTCCGCCGCGCGAACGACGACGGCTGGAAATTGCTCGAGATCAACGCCCGGCCCGCGGGCGGCGTCGTCTATGCCGACCAGGTCGGCTGCCGCCTCGTTGCCGACTGGGCAGGCCTGCTCACCGGACGGCTGACCCCGGAGACGATCGACCGCAGCGCGATCGACAGCGAGGTGTCGTTCACGACGGTGGTTCAGGCTGTGGCCGCATGA
- a CDS encoding TerD family protein — protein sequence MAVSLSKGGNVSLSKEAPGLSAVTVGLGWDVRQTDGAAFDLDASAFVVGANDKVLSDAHFIFYNNKSSPDGAVVYGGDNRTGEGAGDDETVKVDFARLGADVKKVVVAVTIHEGQERKQNFGSVSNAYARVINDADGKELARFDLSEDGSMNTSLIFVELYRGPQGDIKVKAIGEGWESGLSGLAGSMGVNLG from the coding sequence ATGGCAGTGTCATTGAGCAAGGGCGGCAATGTGTCGCTCAGCAAGGAAGCGCCCGGCCTGTCGGCGGTGACCGTGGGCCTCGGCTGGGACGTGCGCCAGACCGACGGCGCGGCCTTCGACCTCGACGCCTCGGCGTTCGTCGTCGGCGCCAACGACAAGGTGCTGAGCGACGCGCATTTCATCTTCTACAACAATAAGTCCTCGCCCGATGGCGCGGTCGTCTATGGCGGCGACAATCGCACCGGCGAGGGCGCGGGCGACGACGAGACGGTCAAGGTCGACTTCGCCCGCCTCGGCGCCGATGTGAAGAAGGTCGTCGTCGCGGTCACGATCCACGAGGGCCAGGAGCGGAAGCAGAATTTCGGTTCGGTCTCGAACGCCTATGCGCGCGTGATCAACGACGCCGACGGCAAGGAACTGGCGCGCTTCGACCTGTCCGAGGACGGCAGCATGAACACCTCGCTGATCTTCGTGGAACTGTATCGCGGGCCGCAGGGCGACATCAAGGTCAAGGCGATCGGCGAGGGCTGGGAAAGCGGCCTTTCGGGTCTCGCCGGCAGCATGGGCGTCAACCTTGGCTGA
- a CDS encoding TerD family protein — MAISLSKGGNVSLSKESPGLDEVMVGLGWDVRATDGQDFDLDASAFLLKEDGKVRSDGDFCFYNNKDVGGAVIHQGDNRTGEGDGDDEQIKIILSKVPADVDKVAVAVTIHDGESRGQSFGQVSNAFIRLVDNKTGTEIVRYDLSEDASVETAMILGEVYRNAGDWKFRAVGQGFKGGLGPLAGNYGVNIG; from the coding sequence ATGGCAATTTCTCTTTCAAAAGGCGGTAACGTCAGCCTGTCGAAGGAATCGCCCGGCCTCGACGAGGTCATGGTCGGCCTCGGCTGGGACGTCCGCGCCACCGACGGGCAGGATTTCGACCTCGACGCCTCGGCTTTCCTGCTCAAGGAAGACGGCAAGGTGCGCTCGGACGGCGACTTCTGCTTCTATAACAACAAGGACGTCGGCGGCGCCGTGATCCATCAGGGCGACAACCGCACAGGCGAGGGCGACGGCGACGACGAGCAGATCAAGATAATATTGTCGAAGGTCCCCGCCGACGTCGACAAGGTCGCGGTCGCGGTCACCATCCACGACGGAGAATCGCGCGGCCAGAGCTTCGGCCAGGTCTCGAACGCCTTCATCCGCCTCGTCGACAACAAGACCGGGACCGAAATCGTTCGCTACGACCTGTCGGAAGACGCCTCGGTCGAAACCGCGATGATCCTCGGCGAAGTCTATCGCAACGCCGGCGACTGGAAATTCCGCGCCGTCGGTCAGGGCTTCAAGGGCGGCCTCGGCCCGCTCGCCGGCAACTATGGCGTCAACATCGGTTGA